One Deltaproteobacteria bacterium DNA window includes the following coding sequences:
- a CDS encoding HEAT repeat domain-containing protein, producing the protein MGPDPHATPSDDPLIGTRLGNFLIEQRLAEGGMGLIYRAVHSVIGRQAAIKVLSEKYSSDKNMIKRLHREARAVNRIGHPNIVDIFDFGQTPDRREYFVMEYLPGRSLGEVLETRPQLPWSFVSQLFAQVLDALAAAHELGIVHRDIKPENILVMETPPGRVLAKILDFGIAKSVGVGPEGERLTRAGSVMGTPEYIAPEQIRGQSADGRADLYGMGVILFEVIMGRRPYDSDTVLGLLMSHLRDPIPQMTEIPPELGVPSFVPSVVARAMAKDPAERFPDARAFAAALQLAAHPIAAADGTRPLPEQFWDVDALTGPPSPRDRRARQPLPSAARPGPSLQRTGLGGAELRGPAATIAGPAPLADEDGRSARSGSTWRWVAPLVILGLSGAAIGAFYLLDVRGTRARSAKTVEAAAPRSADLGVPRAATNTPPRLDVLLDQVRRILRRGIQSPAVPLRRTAIRGIVELKDPEAQTLLLAVLRDDPDVASRSAAAVGLATLGDPSTTGPLQQARSLSSELGRVWIDEALLRLGQSDGRANLIQALRSTSPPVRISAALVLGEHGDRLAIPVLEELVRRADVTDQQTLTAALGTLARLGHRPALSSLEQGVGKGTEPLRLGFAEALAKVGSESALPALKSLLKEGNPLTRLVAAKLLAGLGDYSGLEILVEGTRAKDEAAQLLATTGLGAVSDRAALPPLASALESARPAVQVAAAESLARLFAQMPHQLVQQSQNWVFTALEHRDWSMRHAAVGVTGEMDPQLAVELLGWAFRDRDPRVRAAAVTRLATLRSPKALRILSAALTDSSPEVRAKAAQALGDTGGEAARAALVVAVRDRSPAVGIAAAGQLLAMGDTTYLPDLKRAAKTGSPVLKAAALHAIGRWKSAAAVPLLLAGLKDRVAATRRAAALALAQHGHTAGVAELKRSAAEGGPDQEAALRALAKLGVPQAERLQAMARATSSATRHNAMELAPELLPPASALGILRAGLGDADVRVRRAMARGLSRLVERQPAAVPLLRQASSDPDPAVRVLVALALARAYASRPELAPPRPVRPVKAAPLPEPAPLPTRPEPQSTAKPLFVEDSSRQNEYKFHLSRATVAAASGRYQAALGHLRQAQKSGDQPPVHYEFGLVHLKLAIKSRNARAVALKHLRQAKQYFQQYLRRAPQGTLAPNAQRGLRDVARLTTLVD; encoded by the coding sequence ATGGGCCCCGATCCCCACGCCACGCCGAGCGACGACCCCCTCATCGGCACGCGGCTGGGGAACTTCCTCATCGAGCAACGCCTCGCCGAAGGAGGCATGGGCCTCATCTATCGCGCGGTGCACTCGGTGATCGGCCGGCAAGCGGCCATCAAGGTCCTCTCCGAGAAGTATTCCAGCGACAAGAACATGATCAAGCGCCTGCATCGCGAGGCGCGCGCCGTCAACCGCATCGGGCACCCGAACATCGTCGACATCTTCGACTTCGGCCAGACCCCCGACCGTCGCGAGTACTTCGTCATGGAGTACCTTCCGGGGCGCAGCCTCGGGGAGGTGCTGGAGACTCGGCCGCAGCTGCCGTGGTCCTTCGTGAGCCAGCTCTTCGCCCAGGTGCTGGATGCCCTGGCTGCAGCCCACGAACTCGGGATCGTCCACCGGGACATCAAGCCGGAAAACATCCTGGTGATGGAGACGCCTCCCGGTCGAGTGCTGGCCAAGATCCTGGACTTCGGCATCGCGAAGTCGGTGGGCGTGGGCCCCGAGGGAGAGCGGCTCACCCGCGCGGGCTCCGTGATGGGGACACCCGAATACATCGCACCGGAACAGATCCGCGGCCAGTCCGCGGACGGGCGCGCCGACCTCTATGGGATGGGCGTGATCCTGTTCGAGGTCATCATGGGGCGGCGGCCGTACGACTCGGACACGGTGCTCGGGCTGCTCATGTCCCACCTGCGCGATCCGATCCCGCAGATGACGGAGATCCCGCCGGAGCTCGGAGTTCCGAGCTTCGTCCCTTCCGTCGTGGCCCGCGCGATGGCCAAGGACCCCGCCGAGCGGTTCCCCGACGCCCGCGCCTTCGCCGCGGCCCTGCAGCTCGCCGCCCATCCCATCGCGGCCGCCGACGGGACCCGCCCGCTCCCCGAACAGTTCTGGGACGTCGACGCGCTCACCGGTCCTCCGTCGCCCAGGGACCGACGCGCGAGGCAGCCCCTCCCCTCCGCCGCCCGCCCCGGTCCCTCCCTCCAGCGCACCGGCCTCGGCGGCGCCGAGCTGCGGGGACCGGCCGCAACCATTGCCGGCCCCGCACCCCTCGCCGACGAGGATGGACGCAGCGCACGCTCCGGCTCGACCTGGCGCTGGGTGGCGCCGCTCGTCATCCTCGGCCTCTCGGGTGCGGCGATCGGCGCGTTCTACCTGCTCGACGTGCGGGGCACGCGAGCTCGAAGCGCGAAGACCGTCGAAGCCGCTGCTCCCCGATCCGCGGACCTGGGCGTGCCCCGAGCGGCGACCAACACCCCTCCGCGACTCGACGTGCTGCTCGACCAGGTGCGACGCATTCTCCGACGCGGGATCCAATCTCCCGCGGTGCCGCTGCGGCGCACCGCGATCCGCGGCATCGTCGAGCTCAAGGACCCCGAGGCGCAGACGCTCCTGCTCGCGGTCCTGCGCGACGATCCGGACGTCGCGAGCCGCTCCGCCGCCGCCGTCGGACTCGCGACGCTCGGCGACCCGTCGACGACCGGCCCCCTGCAGCAGGCCCGTAGCCTCTCGAGCGAGCTCGGCCGCGTGTGGATCGACGAGGCGCTGCTCAGGCTCGGCCAGTCCGACGGACGCGCGAACCTGATCCAGGCCCTGCGCTCGACGAGCCCACCCGTCCGCATCTCCGCGGCCCTGGTCCTCGGCGAGCACGGCGATCGCCTGGCGATTCCCGTACTGGAGGAGCTGGTACGCCGCGCCGACGTGACCGACCAGCAGACGCTCACCGCCGCGCTCGGCACGCTCGCCCGCCTCGGACACCGTCCGGCCCTGAGCTCGCTCGAGCAAGGCGTGGGCAAGGGGACGGAGCCCTTGCGGCTCGGTTTCGCCGAAGCGCTGGCCAAGGTCGGGAGCGAGTCGGCCCTCCCCGCCCTCAAGTCGCTGCTCAAGGAGGGCAACCCGCTCACGCGGCTCGTGGCGGCAAAGCTCCTCGCAGGCCTCGGTGACTACTCCGGCCTCGAGATTCTGGTCGAAGGCACGCGCGCGAAAGACGAGGCCGCCCAGCTCCTCGCCACCACCGGCCTCGGGGCGGTGAGCGATCGGGCCGCCCTGCCCCCGCTCGCCTCGGCGCTCGAGTCCGCTCGACCCGCCGTGCAGGTCGCCGCCGCGGAGTCGCTGGCGCGTCTCTTCGCCCAGATGCCGCACCAGCTCGTTCAGCAGAGCCAGAACTGGGTCTTCACCGCGCTCGAGCACCGGGATTGGTCGATGCGTCACGCGGCAGTGGGCGTGACCGGCGAGATGGATCCGCAGCTCGCCGTGGAGCTCCTCGGCTGGGCCTTCCGCGACCGCGACCCTCGCGTGCGCGCCGCCGCGGTGACCCGATTGGCCACCCTGCGCTCGCCCAAGGCGCTGCGTATCCTGAGCGCGGCCCTCACCGACAGCTCGCCGGAGGTGCGCGCGAAGGCGGCTCAGGCGCTCGGCGACACCGGAGGCGAGGCCGCCCGCGCGGCGCTCGTCGTCGCGGTTCGCGATCGTTCACCCGCCGTCGGAATCGCGGCGGCCGGCCAACTCCTGGCGATGGGAGACACCACCTACCTCCCCGACCTCAAGCGAGCGGCGAAGACAGGGAGTCCGGTCCTGAAGGCGGCGGCTCTGCACGCTATCGGACGCTGGAAGAGCGCCGCTGCGGTCCCGCTCCTGCTCGCGGGCCTCAAGGATCGCGTCGCGGCAACCCGTCGCGCGGCGGCGCTCGCCCTGGCTCAGCACGGCCACACCGCAGGGGTAGCCGAGCTGAAGAGGTCGGCCGCCGAGGGGGGGCCGGATCAGGAAGCGGCCCTGCGAGCCCTCGCCAAGCTGGGCGTGCCCCAGGCGGAGCGCCTGCAGGCCATGGCCCGCGCGACCTCCTCCGCCACCCGCCACAACGCGATGGAGCTCGCCCCCGAGCTGCTCCCGCCTGCGTCGGCCCTCGGGATCCTGCGCGCCGGTCTCGGCGACGCCGACGTCAGGGTGCGTCGCGCCATGGCGCGGGGGCTCTCTCGCCTGGTCGAACGGCAGCCAGCCGCGGTCCCGCTCCTGCGCCAGGCCTCCAGCGATCCAGACCCCGCCGTGCGCGTCCTCGTGGCCCTCGCGCTCGCCAGAGCCTATGCGAGCCGGCCGGAGCTCGCTCCTCCGCGTCCGGTCCGCCCCGTGAAGGCCGCCCCCCTGCCCGAACCTGCGCCGCTCCCCACCCGGCCCGAGCCGCAGAGCACGGCGAAGCCCCTCTTCGTCGAGGACAGCAGCCGCCAGAACGAGTACAAGTTCCACCTGTCGCGGGCCACGGTCGCCGCCGCGAGCGGGCGCTACCAGGCCGCGCTCGGCCACCTGCGCCAGGCGCAGAAGAGCGGCGACCAGCCTCCGGTGCATTACGAGTTCGGCCTCGTCCATCTGAAGCTGGCGATCAAGTCTCGCAACGCGCGCGCCGTCGCGCTCAAGCATCTGCGGCAGGCCAAGCAGTACTTCCAGCAGTACCTGAGACGAGCGCCGCAGGGAACGCTCGCCCCGAACGCTCAGCGTGGTCTTCGAGACGTCGCACGGTTGACCACGCTCGTCGACTAA